GACCGAGAAAGCCTCCAATAAAGATAAGCAGCCCATAGGTTTCCAATCCATAATGATAGTTTTCATAGAAACTGGAATAAATCGGCATATTCATTTGATATCTTAGTGGTTTTATAACCTTCTTAACCTCATTATTTAACCCCTTCGCTGTTTTTTCATTCGAGGTTTTATATACATATAGGGTTTCTTCGGGTGTCATATTCTTTTTTAACTCTTTATATAGTACATCACTAATGACCAGAGGAAATAAAAATTCTCCTTGATTTACCAAAGAAAAATCTTTATAGTCTGTAATCGTAATTTGTTCATTAGCAGAAAGTCCCACCTTTTTCCCCGTAAATGGATCCGATTTTCCATCAAGGTTTCCATCATAAAAGGCCGCTGCTTCATATTTCTTTAAGTGGACAGAGTCGTTTACCCCTCGTAGTTTCATTAATTCTTTATAGGTTTTATCTGAGATAAGCATAGTCTGGACATCATCTGGAATTCTAGGAACCTCTGAAACGTCTGGCTTTACTGAGAGATATTCGATCGTATTGTGATAGACAAGTTCTTCAGAGTACTTTTCTTCAATTAAACTCTGAATTTTATTATTAACCATTTCATCCTTCATATTGAACATAAAGCTATATGGGGTCACCCGATTTGAAAAATTGTCAATATGATAGTAAAAACTATAGGTGGTAATACAAGCAATTAACGTGACACTGCTTAATAGTGATATAACGGTTAAAATGAGTACATTACCTTTTATTCGGTATAATAGATTTGTAACGGTGAGTAGATTTTTCCCTTTAAAATATATCGATGTAAATCTCTGAGAAAATTTTAGTAAATATGTAATAAAGGAATTCATAAATAAATAGGAACCAATAACGAGCAACAAAGTCGCCATTAAAAGTCGTACACCACTGTTTTTAAAAAAGTCGTCTGGATTTAACAATAATAAATAGGTAGCACCAATTAGAGCGATCGCGAGTATACCTATGATTGCTGAACTCTTGGGTAACTTCTCTCCTTTTCTCTCCGCTTTAAAAAGCTCTGATAAGGAAAAGCGATAAATTAATCGATAACTATGAATAGAAGCGACAAAAATGATGAAAAGAAAAACAGCTGCTGTCTGGAGTATCGCTTTATTCGAAATAGTAAATGACACTTCAATTGAGAATCCCATGATTTTAAAGATAATCATCATAAACAACTTTGAAAATAATAAGCCAACTACTATTCCGATGATCAGGGCTAAAATACCGATAATAATATTTTCATAAAAAAGTAGTTGGCCTATTTTTTTTCTGCTCATGCCGAAAAGTGCATACAGGCCCACTTCCTTTTTCCGCTTTCTCGTAAAAAATGAATTAGAATACCAAATGAAAATTGCTGCAAAGATCATTAGAATGATCGAAGCTGCTTGAAATGCAGGCCCTAACTTTCCTAGTGTTATAGTGGAGGAAAGTAATTGTTCGTTATATTGTAATGAAACGAACGTAAAATAGATAGTAATGCTGAAGATCATCGAATTCAAATATATCATGTATTGACGGAGGTTTTTCCGGATGTTTTTTCTGGCAATGCTAGATAATGTCATATTGGCCTCCCCCAATTGTCGAAAGGATATTTAATATTTGCTGGAAAAGCTGTTTTCTTGATTGATCCCCTTTGCGAATTTCTGTGTACAGAGAACCGTCCTTAATGAACAACACTCGTGAGCAAAAACTTGCTGCATACGGGTCGTGGGTCACCATTAATATGGTAGCCTGCATCTCATCATTCAGCTTGCTAAGAGTTTGCAGCAAATAATGGGCTGACTTTGAATCCAGTGCACCGGTCGGTTCATCGGCAAATAAAATGCTTGGCTTGCCGATAATTGCGCGGCAGACAGCTGTCCTCTGCTGTTGACCACCTGAAATTTCATATGGATATTTTTCTAATATGCCTTGAATTCCAAACATTTCAGCCAGTTCGTTCACTTTCTTTTGTATTTCATTCTTTGGTGTTTTGGTAAATGTCAGCGGAAGTATGATATTTTCCGCAACTGTTAATGTATCGAGCAAGTTATAGTCTTGGAAAATAAACCCCATTTTATCTCTTCTAAATTCCCTTAATTGATTTTCTTTCATTCTCGTTAGTTCAGTTCCTTCAATCCGAATTGTTCCGGATGTTGCCGGTTCAATCGATGATAATACATTAAGTAAAGAGGATTTCCCGGCACCTGATGGCCCCATTACACCGACAAATTCCCCTTTTTCTATATTGATATCAAGATCATTTAATGCTGTGAATGAATTCTTTTTACTGCCAAATACCTTGTTTACTCCCTTTGCTTCTAGTATTGATTCCATAATACTTAACCTCCATTGCTTAATTCTATAATTAAACTATAAGGAAATAACATCTGTTTTTCCATAATCAATCCTTACGCTTTAGGCTTCCATCCTTACATTTTCGTAAGGTTACGCAAATGGATTGGTTACATACAATAGGTAATGGTAGGAAATAATTAATGAAAAGCTTTGTTCTAGAACGTTCATTTCCATTATCGTATAATAGGAAAGAAATTGTTTTTATTTGTTATATCAAAGGGAGTGAGAATCCAGTGCAAAAAAAGACGACACTACCAATTTTATTTGTTGTCATGTTTTTGGTTATGGTAGGTTTTGGAATAATAATTCCGGTTTTACCTTTTTACGCTGAGAAAATTGGGGCAAATCCCACTGAACTTGGACTTTTAATGGCAGTTTATTCGCTTATGCAGCTTATTTTTGCACCATTGTGGGGCCAGGTATCCGATCGCATCGGGCGTAAGCCGGTAATGATGATTGGTATTGCTGGACTTGCTATCTCCTTCTATATGCAAGCTATTTCTACAGAGCTTTGGATGCTTTTTGCAGCAAGAATTCTGGGCGGTATTTTATCGTCTGCAAATATGCCAACAGCCATGGCCTATGTCGCGGATATTACAACAGATGAAAACCGCGGTAAAGGAATGGGGATTATTGGGGCTGCCTCAGGCTTAGGCTTTGTTTTCGGTCCTGCTATTGGCGGTATTTTTTCAAAAGTAAGCTTAAATACGCCGTTTTATCTTGCTAGTGGCTCATCCTTTATCACTTTGATCCTCGTATTTATTCTATTAAAGGAGTCCAAACAGAAAAAAAGTCTTACTTCAAAAGAAAAAACACCCATCTGGAAAGCGTTTAACGGTGCAGTGTCAGTTCTGTTTTTCGTCCAATTATTAATTTCGTTATCTCTCTCCGGTTTAGAAGCAACGTTTGCTTATTTTGGTGCTAAAAAAGCGGGTTTGGACTCGATCCAGCTTGGTTACATTTTCATGATTATGGGCTTTGGGAGTGCGATGGTACAAGGTGGTTTGGTCGGGAAATTAACCCAAAAATACGGGGAAAGTGTGGTTATTAATGGAGGGATTATTGTATCTGCCATTGGATTCGTGTTAATCCTTCTTGTCCATAATTTTACTACGGCAGCCATTTATTTAACTATTTTCGGACTCGGCAACGGAGTCATTCGTCCAAGCGTGTCATCATTAATTACAAAGACGTCTACCGCTGGGCATGGAAGTTCAACCGGACTTTTATCATCCTTTGATTCTTTAGGTCGTATTATCGGTCCGCCACTTGGAGGTTGGCTGTTTTCGATCTCGGCTGGTCTCCCTTATATTTCAGGAGCCATTATCTCAATCGCTTCTTTTCTTCTATTTATGGTATTTAGCCCAAAACTTAATACTGCAAGAGCTCGTAATAGTTAAACTTTAAGGCATATTGCTAGGTAGGACATGCATAAAATGGGTACAGGATTGAATTATTAAAGGAGCTCATGAATATGAACATTAAAACCGTCACAAGTGTTGCTTTTCTTTTGGTAACCTTAGGTTTTGCAGCCTATCTTGATTCACCTTACTCATTTTTGAATAACAAATATACCTACACTGCGGACCAGCCTGTAATGGCCAAACCCGTTGAGGTTGAACCATCAAGTGATGTTCCTGAATTGGAAGAAAAACTAGTGAAAACTGAAAAAGTGAAGGGCCATATCGTAGAAACGTACGAGGAGTATGAGGTTTATAAGGACAAGGATGGGAATGTTATTAAAAGTGAACCGACAGGAAAAACAGATAGCATAAGATATTGGGATTATAGCAAAAAAGACCGCTAACATTTAGCGGTCTTCCTTATTTGATTGAAAGAGCAGGAAAGGTATAACTTAGACCATTCATTTATAACATCTGAATAGTCGAAAACCAAGTACATCCTTATAAACTTTTGTAAAATGCATGTGCTTTTCAAGAATTTCAAAGAATTCATCATCTATATTTTCCGAAAGTGAAAAATCAGTCGCATTTTGGACATTATTTTCATCAATTTGGAGATTATATTTCTCTATATTAACGTGTTTAAATTTGGATCTTTGGAAAAAGTTAGACCATTCCTTTTCAGTCAGTATTTGTGAGACACCGTAAAAATTAACGAGTGTTTTCAACTCTTCTTCAGAAAGTGATTTTTCAAGTACCATTTCAATTGCAAGCAATACACCATTTGGCTTTAACACTCTTCTAAATTCAGGAATTGTTAAAGAGACATCTGTAAAGGAAATAACTGATTCTGAAAGAATCAGATCAAATATTCCCTCACTGAAAGGAAGATTTTCAGTGCTCCCCTGCTTAACTTCAATAGGCAAACGTAAGGGCAAAAATCTTTTTCTAGCCTTATCCAACATGATTTTATTACTATCTAAGGAAGTAACCTTACAACGATACTGTTCTGCAATATATGCAGAGGTTTGCCCTGTTCCACACCCTGCATCAAGAATCGATGTTGTTTCATTTATTTTTTCCCTTGATAAGAGCTCTTTTGTTAGTTGAAGACCCCCAGGATGGGCACCGCCAACTCCAAATATCGCTAAACAATCAGTATAGGAATAATTCATTTTCAGTCCCAACCTTTTTAGAAAATTGTATCTTATTTTATGATTTTGGAATTAATTTGTTCATGATCCTTTTGTTAACACAAATGAGGTTTTATAGCCCTATTAGCGAAAAGAAAAAATCTAAAAAGTTATTACTTAGGATGTAAGAAGCTATGAAAAAGGTGACGGAACGTTTATATTCTTAGTGCATAATGTATTTAAAATTAAAAGTGTGTAGATAGGGGTGCTGATATGGGAGTGATTAGAACTGAAAAATGGTTACACGATTCATATCATCAACCAATTGAAATATGTGAAAAGTTAATTGGACACTTTGAAGATGCCCTAGCTCCAGAAATCTACGATTATTTAATTCAACATGGGATGTATCAGCCTTTCAGGAACGGATTCGAGGCAGTGAAAAAATTACAAAAAAATAATGTATGGGAAATTGTAGAAGAGGAAAACCTACGTCTTCAAAAAGTGTGGGAAGGACCAAATATCCCTATATTTATTTTTCCATCAGATAAGAACAACCGAAAATTACAACAAGACTTTAACGGAAAATCAGGTTTGGCCTTCAAAGATAAACTGTTTTTATTTATTTCAGAGGAAAACATGGAAATGGAAATACGGGCATTGTTTACACATGAGTATAACCATGTTTGTCGATTAACTATGTATCCAAAAAACGAAGAGGATTACGTATTGCTGGATACAATCATTTTAGAAGGATTAGCGGAAAATGCAGTACGTGAACGATTGGGTGAAGAATTTTTAGCTGCTTGGACATCGAATTATTCCGACGAAGAGCTTAAGGAAATGTGGAATAACTTAGTGTTCCCAAATAGAAATATTCTAAAAAATGAACGTAAACATCAAAGCCTATTGTATGGATTAAGGTTCTATCCGAAAATGTTAGGGTACTGTGTTGGGTATTACTTGGTTAAAAATTATATTGAAGCAACTAACAAAACAAGTAAGGATCTACTAAATATTAAAACTGATAATATTGCTCAAATAATGTGAAAGTACTATAAAAAGGATAAAAAACAGACGAAAAAAATTCTGAAGGGTTCCGTTTTTAGGTGCAAAACAGTTAAATGACATAGAAAATGGTGTATAAAACTACTTTCAGTTTAATACACCATTTTTAATATTCATTTGGACTAAATGACAATCAAATTAAGGTTTCTCATTATTTCAACTAAAGTACCCTTTCTTGCAATAAAAAAAACAGATAATGGAAGTTGATTATTATATGGATTGGCCTTGTTGATAGTTCCAAAGCGAGGCTCATTCGGACAGGATAAGCAGGAAATTGCCTTGTCTTGTCCGAATGCGAGGCTTATTCGGACAGGATAAACAAGAAATCGCCTTGTCTTGTCTGAATGCGAGGCTTATTCGGACAGGTTAAGCAGGAAATTGCCTTTGGTAGTCTGAATGCGAGGCTCATTCGGACAGGATAAGCAGGAAATTGCCTTGTCTTGTCCGAATACGAGGCTTATTCGGACAGGATAAACAGGAAATTGCCTTGTCTTGTCCGAATGCAGGGCTCATTCGGACAGGATAAGCAGGAAATTGCCTCGTCTTGTCCGAATGCAAGGCTCATGGTCCTAGTCACATAATGGTTTTTAAACTGCAAAAAAGAATAGCTTTAAGAAAACTTCGAGCCATTCTTTTTGTGTATCATATTGCGTTTTTATTGACTTATTTTTTTGATTTAGCGGTCTCATCATAGTAATGCTGAATCTTACCAATAATACTTCGGAGCCACCCTCCGTACAGTATATCCTATACTTTTGAGAGCCGAACCAGTCTAATGCTTTTATGCTTTTAACTCTTTTAATCTAACAAAATTATTTAAATAACTACCAAAAAAATAGAGAAAGTACAGCTAATGAAGCAATAGCACCAAACGCAATTCCAGCGCCAAAGCCTCCCCAGCCCCAGCCTCCATAACCGAAACCGCCTAGACCTCTGCGACGTCCCAGTGGTTGAAGAAAAACTCTGTTGTTGGTAACACGGTTAATGATTCCCCTATGAATTCTTCCGTCAAGTGTTCTGATTTCAACTGCTCTACCCATGTGTCTTTGGCACAATCCATAATAATGGGCCGACATTTTCTCTCACCTCCAATTACTTATAAACCATACGACATTATACGTATTGAAATCATTATCGAAATGGACAAGTGTAATAGGGTATGAGTGGAAATTTAACATCTCTGAAATCGAGCTTGGATGGGCATATAAAAACAATTAGATTTCATAGAAGCACTAATCAGTTTGAAGAAAAAACGTTTTATATCACAGGTTTTTGTCCAACAAATTGGATGACATGCGCTAATCCATTATGTAATTCACCTTCATTACGAATAACCTCACCCATAAAAAAGTGAGCAATACGCCAATCTGAGAAAGTTTGTAAAAACTCTTCAGGAGTATATAAAAAATCTAATTCTTTTGGTCCCCCACTTTTATAAGGAATTTGATAGTGAGAATATAGCTCTGTAACAAAATAGCCACCAGGCTTTACTGCATCTTTCACGCCATGAAGTGTTTTTTTGCGTAATTCTGTTGGGAAATGTCCAAAAATACATACAATTTCATCCCACTGATTAACTTCCCATTGAGCGTCATTTAAATCAACAAGTTCTGTTTTAACAGTTACACCCCTTTCATCTGCAAGCCTTCTCGTTTTCCGAAGTCCTGATTCCGCATAGTCCCAACTAGTAACGTTCATTCCTTGTTCAGCTAAAAAAACGGCATTCCGGCCTTCACCTTCTGCAATTGCTAATACATCACCGGATAATTGTAGCTTTTCTTGTATTTCAGATAAAAACACATTCGGTTCTTTACCATAAACATAGTTATCATCTTGAAATCGGTTATTCCACTGATTCATTATCCAAATCCCCTTTTTATAAAAATTTTTAAATGCAACATTTTTCATCGAAAATTAATTTAAAATTAAAATTCTATTTCTTACTAACACTTTAACAAACATTCAAATATTTTATTCCTAAATATATAATCTCATATTGC
The DNA window shown above is from Neobacillus sp. WH10 and carries:
- a CDS encoding ABC transporter permease, giving the protein MTLSSIARKNIRKNLRQYMIYLNSMIFSITIYFTFVSLQYNEQLLSSTITLGKLGPAFQAASIILMIFAAIFIWYSNSFFTRKRKKEVGLYALFGMSRKKIGQLLFYENIIIGILALIIGIVVGLLFSKLFMMIIFKIMGFSIEVSFTISNKAILQTAAVFLFIIFVASIHSYRLIYRFSLSELFKAERKGEKLPKSSAIIGILAIALIGATYLLLLNPDDFFKNSGVRLLMATLLLVIGSYLFMNSFITYLLKFSQRFTSIYFKGKNLLTVTNLLYRIKGNVLILTVISLLSSVTLIACITTYSFYYHIDNFSNRVTPYSFMFNMKDEMVNNKIQSLIEEKYSEELVYHNTIEYLSVKPDVSEVPRIPDDVQTMLISDKTYKELMKLRGVNDSVHLKKYEAAAFYDGNLDGKSDPFTGKKVGLSANEQITITDYKDFSLVNQGEFLFPLVISDVLYKELKKNMTPEETLYVYKTSNEKTAKGLNNEVKKVIKPLRYQMNMPIYSSFYENYHYGLETYGLLIFIGGFLGLVFLLATGSMIYFKQLIEATTDKDRYKILKKIGIPDKEITKSVARQVGFVFILPLVLATCNTGVILYVLADFLNIQMQVPFATCLGIYLLIYLVYYWLTTASYIKIIKET
- a CDS encoding ABC transporter ATP-binding protein translates to MESILEAKGVNKVFGSKKNSFTALNDLDINIEKGEFVGVMGPSGAGKSSLLNVLSSIEPATSGTIRIEGTELTRMKENQLREFRRDKMGFIFQDYNLLDTLTVAENIILPLTFTKTPKNEIQKKVNELAEMFGIQGILEKYPYEISGGQQQRTAVCRAIIGKPSILFADEPTGALDSKSAHYLLQTLSKLNDEMQATILMVTHDPYAASFCSRVLFIKDGSLYTEIRKGDQSRKQLFQQILNILSTIGGGQYDII
- a CDS encoding MFS transporter; translated protein: MQKKTTLPILFVVMFLVMVGFGIIIPVLPFYAEKIGANPTELGLLMAVYSLMQLIFAPLWGQVSDRIGRKPVMMIGIAGLAISFYMQAISTELWMLFAARILGGILSSANMPTAMAYVADITTDENRGKGMGIIGAASGLGFVFGPAIGGIFSKVSLNTPFYLASGSSFITLILVFILLKESKQKKSLTSKEKTPIWKAFNGAVSVLFFVQLLISLSLSGLEATFAYFGAKKAGLDSIQLGYIFMIMGFGSAMVQGGLVGKLTQKYGESVVINGGIIVSAIGFVLILLVHNFTTAAIYLTIFGLGNGVIRPSVSSLITKTSTAGHGSSTGLLSSFDSLGRIIGPPLGGWLFSISAGLPYISGAIISIASFLLFMVFSPKLNTARARNS
- a CDS encoding class I SAM-dependent methyltransferase codes for the protein MNYSYTDCLAIFGVGGAHPGGLQLTKELLSREKINETTSILDAGCGTGQTSAYIAEQYRCKVTSLDSNKIMLDKARKRFLPLRLPIEVKQGSTENLPFSEGIFDLILSESVISFTDVSLTIPEFRRVLKPNGVLLAIEMVLEKSLSEEELKTLVNFYGVSQILTEKEWSNFFQRSKFKHVNIEKYNLQIDENNVQNATDFSLSENIDDEFFEILEKHMHFTKVYKDVLGFRLFRCYK
- a CDS encoding DUF2268 domain-containing protein, translated to MGVIRTEKWLHDSYHQPIEICEKLIGHFEDALAPEIYDYLIQHGMYQPFRNGFEAVKKLQKNNVWEIVEEENLRLQKVWEGPNIPIFIFPSDKNNRKLQQDFNGKSGLAFKDKLFLFISEENMEMEIRALFTHEYNHVCRLTMYPKNEEDYVLLDTIILEGLAENAVRERLGEEFLAAWTSNYSDEELKEMWNNLVFPNRNILKNERKHQSLLYGLRFYPKMLGYCVGYYLVKNYIEATNKTSKDLLNIKTDNIAQIM
- a CDS encoding class I SAM-dependent methyltransferase, translating into MNQWNNRFQDDNYVYGKEPNVFLSEIQEKLQLSGDVLAIAEGEGRNAVFLAEQGMNVTSWDYAESGLRKTRRLADERGVTVKTELVDLNDAQWEVNQWDEIVCIFGHFPTELRKKTLHGVKDAVKPGGYFVTELYSHYQIPYKSGGPKELDFLYTPEEFLQTFSDWRIAHFFMGEVIRNEGELHNGLAHVIQFVGQKPVI